A window of Fluoribacter dumoffii NY 23 contains these coding sequences:
- a CDS encoding 3-hydroxyacyl-CoA dehydrogenase/enoyl-CoA hydratase family protein encodes MQGPFFIKKVAVLGAGVMGAQIAAHCVNAGMETLLFDLASKEGNPNALIDKAIANLGKLKPAPLATVHTAALLQARNYEQHLADLSSCDLIIEAIAERLDWKEDLYKRISPFLSEHSILVSNTSGLSINSLCSVLPEVHRKNFCGVHFFNPPRYMHLAELIPAKTTDKDLVDNLETWLTRYLGKGVVRAKDTPNFIGNRIGVFSLLTTLHHAFAMEMGLDEVDALTGPLLGRPKSATFRTMDVVGLDTMQHVIHTMQQQLKDDPWHQCFNLPEWLSHLIQQGHLGQKTGQGIYRKNGKNIEVYDIKSGTYRPAQPTVNDELKVIMSDSDPASRMQKLITSNNKQAQFLAACFRDLFHYCAYHIEEIADNVRDVDLAIRWGFGWIQGPFETWQLAGLTLMTDYIKRAIEEQKSLGTAQLPQWLFKIDAFYTEKGAYSPQFGDYQPRSQLPVYKRQFFFDRVIKETAPPTPVIYENEGVRLWHLQDDVAVVSFKSKANTVGQSVLDGLDAAIETAEKQCRGLIIYQQDATNFCSGADLRGVLTLIKDNKMQALEEMIAQFQRVAMRLKYSSIPTVAALRGRALGGGCELMMHCDAVVAAFEAYPGLVEVGVGVIPAGGGCKEMAMRAAERAPKGDLMTVLQSYYQQIATGQVAASAAEAMQMGYLCDTDSYIMHADEVLYVALSKINLMHVENYLPPLKKQFPIAGIEGKARLQAGLVNWLEGGFISKHDYFIATELATVLCGGDLNQNTLVDENWMLQLERQAFINLAASPLTQARISHLLETGKPLRN; translated from the coding sequence ATGCAGGGACCTTTTTTTATAAAAAAAGTCGCAGTTCTGGGGGCAGGTGTTATGGGGGCACAGATTGCTGCGCACTGTGTTAATGCAGGCATGGAAACATTACTCTTTGATTTGGCATCCAAAGAAGGAAATCCAAATGCACTAATTGATAAAGCTATTGCAAATTTAGGAAAGCTAAAACCGGCCCCGCTTGCAACAGTGCATACTGCAGCCTTATTGCAAGCACGAAATTATGAGCAACACCTCGCTGACTTATCTTCCTGCGATTTAATTATCGAAGCAATTGCAGAACGTTTGGATTGGAAAGAAGATTTATATAAGCGAATTTCTCCTTTTTTATCAGAACATTCCATTTTAGTAAGTAATACCTCGGGTTTGAGTATCAATTCTTTATGTTCAGTTTTACCTGAGGTACATAGAAAGAATTTTTGCGGTGTTCATTTCTTTAATCCTCCCCGTTACATGCATCTTGCCGAGCTTATTCCTGCAAAAACTACCGACAAGGATTTAGTTGATAATTTGGAAACCTGGTTAACTCGTTATTTGGGTAAAGGGGTTGTGCGTGCCAAGGATACACCTAATTTTATAGGCAATCGCATAGGCGTGTTTTCCCTTTTAACAACTTTGCACCACGCTTTTGCCATGGAGATGGGATTAGATGAAGTTGATGCATTAACGGGGCCTTTGCTTGGTAGACCAAAATCTGCAACTTTTCGTACTATGGACGTTGTTGGTTTAGACACCATGCAGCATGTTATTCATACCATGCAGCAACAACTCAAAGATGACCCCTGGCATCAGTGTTTTAATTTGCCTGAATGGCTCAGTCACCTGATTCAGCAAGGGCATTTGGGCCAAAAAACCGGTCAGGGCATTTATAGGAAAAACGGCAAGAACATTGAAGTTTACGATATTAAATCGGGAACTTATCGTCCAGCACAACCTACTGTGAATGATGAATTAAAAGTCATCATGAGTGACTCTGATCCTGCTTCACGGATGCAAAAACTCATTACCTCCAATAACAAGCAAGCCCAATTCCTGGCAGCGTGTTTCAGGGATTTATTTCATTATTGCGCCTATCATATTGAAGAAATTGCGGATAATGTCAGGGATGTTGATCTGGCAATCCGTTGGGGCTTTGGGTGGATACAAGGTCCATTTGAAACCTGGCAATTGGCGGGTTTAACCCTAATGACGGATTATATAAAGCGCGCTATTGAAGAACAAAAATCACTTGGCACAGCACAATTGCCTCAATGGCTTTTTAAAATAGATGCCTTCTATACCGAAAAAGGAGCGTATTCTCCACAATTTGGTGATTATCAGCCACGCAGTCAATTGCCTGTTTATAAACGTCAATTCTTTTTTGACCGAGTCATTAAGGAAACAGCGCCTCCTACACCTGTGATTTATGAAAATGAGGGGGTACGTTTGTGGCACTTACAGGATGATGTAGCTGTTGTGAGTTTTAAAAGCAAGGCGAACACAGTGGGACAATCTGTTCTTGATGGATTGGATGCTGCGATTGAAACTGCAGAAAAACAATGTCGTGGATTAATTATCTACCAACAGGATGCTACCAATTTTTGCTCAGGTGCTGATTTACGAGGTGTTTTAACTCTTATAAAAGACAATAAAATGCAAGCGTTGGAAGAGATGATCGCTCAGTTTCAACGTGTGGCTATGCGCTTAAAATATAGTTCTATCCCCACAGTTGCCGCCCTAAGAGGCCGTGCCCTTGGCGGTGGTTGTGAGCTAATGATGCATTGTGATGCGGTTGTTGCTGCTTTTGAAGCGTACCCAGGTCTGGTTGAGGTGGGCGTGGGAGTGATACCCGCCGGCGGTGGATGTAAGGAAATGGCAATGCGGGCTGCCGAACGGGCGCCTAAAGGTGATTTAATGACGGTACTCCAGAGTTACTACCAGCAAATCGCCACTGGGCAGGTTGCAGCATCAGCTGCCGAGGCCATGCAAATGGGTTATTTATGCGATACGGACAGCTATATAATGCATGCTGACGAAGTACTCTATGTAGCTTTGTCCAAGATTAATTTGATGCATGTAGAAAATTACCTGCCTCCTTTAAAGAAACAATTCCCAATTGCTGGAATTGAGGGTAAAGCGCGATTACAAGCAGGTTTAGTGAACTGGTTAGAAGGCGGCTTTATTTCTAAGCATGATTATTTTATAGCTACGGAGTTGGCAACAGTACTTTGTGGCGGCGATCTTAACCAAAATACCTTGGTCGATGAAAATTGGATGCTTCAATTGGAGCGACAAGCCTTTATTAATCTTGCTGCATCACCATTAACTCAGGCACGGATTAGTCATTTATTAGAGACTGGCAAGCCGTTACGCAATTAA